In one Streptomyces sp. T12 genomic region, the following are encoded:
- the nucS gene encoding endonuclease NucS gives MRLVIARCSVDYAGRLTAHLPSAPRLILVKADGSVSIHADDRAYKPLNWMSPPCTLKEGDGEQQDVWTVTNKAGEKLIITMEEILHDSSHELGVDPGLIKDGVEAHLQELLADRIETLGEGYTLIRREYMTAIGPVDILCRDAEGRTVAVEIKRRGEIDGVEQLTRYLELLNRDPHLAPVRGIFAAQEIKPQARVLATDRGIGCQVLDYDAMRGIEDDKLRLF, from the coding sequence ATGCGTCTCGTCATTGCCCGATGCTCCGTCGACTACGCGGGCCGGCTCACCGCCCACCTGCCCTCGGCGCCCCGTCTGATCCTGGTCAAGGCGGACGGCAGCGTCTCGATCCACGCGGACGACCGGGCCTACAAGCCCCTGAACTGGATGTCGCCGCCCTGCACGCTGAAGGAGGGGGATGGCGAGCAGCAGGACGTCTGGACGGTCACGAACAAGGCGGGCGAGAAGCTCATCATCACGATGGAGGAGATCCTCCACGACTCCTCGCACGAACTCGGCGTGGATCCTGGCCTGATCAAGGACGGTGTGGAAGCTCACCTCCAGGAACTGCTCGCCGACCGCATCGAAACCCTCGGCGAGGGCTACACGCTCATCCGCCGCGAGTACATGACGGCCATCGGGCCGGTCGACATCCTGTGCCGGGACGCCGAGGGCCGGACGGTCGCCGTCGAGATCAAGCGACGCGGCGAGATCGACGGCGTGGAGCAGCTCACGCGCTATCTGGAGCTGCTGAACCGGGATCCCCATCTCGCACCGGTCCGGGGCATCTTCGCGGCCCAGGAGATCAAGCCGCAGGCCCGGGTCCTCGCCACGGACCGCGGCATCGGCTGCCAGGTCCTGGACTACGACGCGATGCGCGGGATCGAGGACGACAAGTTGCGGTTGTTCTGA
- a CDS encoding SCO5389 family protein has product MSLDVSPALLEQAERGEVDEAAFVDCVRTSLPYAWEMISSLVAQLKVDGGQFADNQTPPPDEQARGQLLRALASDAIRGALQRHFGVRLAFQNCHRVAVFPLDVSVDETHARFTSVRSQVLNQSPEFRDC; this is encoded by the coding sequence ATGTCGCTCGACGTCTCACCGGCCCTACTCGAACAGGCCGAGCGAGGCGAGGTCGACGAAGCCGCCTTCGTCGACTGCGTCCGGACCTCCCTGCCTTATGCGTGGGAGATGATCAGCTCCCTGGTGGCTCAGCTGAAGGTCGACGGCGGTCAGTTCGCCGACAACCAGACGCCCCCGCCGGACGAGCAGGCACGTGGCCAGCTGCTGCGTGCGCTTGCGAGTGACGCGATACGCGGCGCGCTGCAGCGGCACTTCGGGGTGCGACTGGCCTTCCAGAACTGCCACCGGGTGGCGGTGTTCCCGCTTGACGTCTCGGTCGACGAGACGCATGCCCGCTTCACCTCGGTCCGCAGTCAGGTGCTGAACCAGTCCCCGGAATTCAGGGACTGCTGA
- a CDS encoding LLM class flavin-dependent oxidoreductase: MHVGSFVLAARFPGQGDGEALHRAVRSAEVAEEAGLDTVWLAEHHFVPYGTCPSAITLAALLLGRTERLRVGTAVSVLPTAHPVALGEQAALLHITSGGRFSLGVGRGGPWVDLEVFGSGLRAYEEGFPESLDLLMRWLREPSVAAAGERFGFREVPVVPRPSECLTDAEGPEVVVACTSPASVRLAAERGLPMLLGMHVGDEEKAEMVALWRQHARAAGRPAEEILGAAHVSAGVCQIADRRTDAVETLTKAMPGWLRQGLEAHVTVDGRHRAMRDPLAYTELLCGLHPVGTPRLCADRLAATSERTGISRFALLVEGSGDLAATEENVRRLGAEVLPHLG; encoded by the coding sequence ATGCACGTAGGAAGTTTCGTGTTGGCGGCCCGGTTCCCGGGGCAGGGCGACGGGGAGGCGCTGCACCGCGCGGTCCGCTCCGCCGAGGTCGCCGAGGAAGCGGGGCTCGACACGGTCTGGCTGGCCGAGCACCACTTCGTGCCGTACGGCACCTGTCCGTCCGCGATCACGCTGGCCGCGCTGCTGCTCGGCCGCACCGAGCGGCTGCGGGTCGGCACGGCGGTCAGCGTGCTGCCCACCGCGCACCCGGTGGCCCTCGGCGAACAGGCCGCGCTGCTGCACATCACCTCCGGCGGGCGGTTCTCCCTGGGCGTGGGGCGCGGCGGGCCGTGGGTCGACCTGGAGGTGTTCGGCTCGGGTCTTCGGGCGTACGAGGAGGGGTTCCCGGAATCACTCGATCTGCTCATGCGCTGGCTGCGCGAGCCCTCGGTCGCGGCCGCCGGGGAGCGTTTCGGTTTCCGTGAAGTCCCCGTCGTACCAAGGCCGTCGGAGTGCCTCACGGACGCCGAGGGGCCCGAGGTCGTCGTCGCGTGCACGTCGCCGGCGAGCGTGCGCCTCGCGGCCGAGCGCGGGCTGCCGATGCTGCTGGGGATGCATGTGGGCGACGAGGAGAAGGCCGAGATGGTCGCCCTGTGGCGGCAGCACGCCCGCGCGGCCGGGCGTCCGGCTGAGGAGATCCTCGGCGCGGCCCATGTCTCGGCCGGCGTCTGCCAGATCGCGGACCGGCGCACGGACGCGGTCGAGACCCTCACGAAGGCGATGCCTGGCTGGCTCCGGCAGGGCCTGGAGGCCCATGTGACGGTGGACGGCCGCCATCGCGCGATGCGCGACCCGCTGGCGTACACCGAACTGCTCTGCGGGCTGCACCCCGTGGGCACCCCGCGCCTGTGCGCCGACCGCCTGGCGGCGACCAGCGAGCGGACCGGAATCTCCCGTTTCGCCCTGCTCGTCGAGGGCTCGGGCGACCTGGCGGCGACCGAGGAGAACGTACGGCGACTGGGCGCCGAAGTACTTCCGCACCTCGGCTGA
- a CDS encoding ATP/GTP-binding protein produces the protein MSPRRNRPNGPKGAASSGQSAEDDRPGRYGGWQSAENWQGEDWNVRHVAGASAQGKAYRCPGCEQMIPDGVPHVVAWPDHAGVDDRRHWHKACWNAKDRRTTRVQRSRNAPKF, from the coding sequence GTGTCCCCGCGTCGCAACCGACCCAACGGCCCTAAGGGAGCCGCCTCGTCAGGACAGAGCGCCGAGGACGACCGTCCCGGTCGCTACGGCGGCTGGCAGTCGGCCGAGAACTGGCAGGGCGAGGACTGGAACGTACGGCATGTGGCGGGCGCGAGCGCACAGGGCAAGGCGTACCGCTGCCCGGGCTGCGAGCAGATGATCCCGGACGGCGTCCCGCACGTCGTCGCCTGGCCGGACCACGCGGGCGTCGACGACCGCCGGCACTGGCACAAGGCGTGCTGGAACGCGAAGGACCGCCGCACCACGCGGGTGCAGCGGTCCCGTAACGCGCCGAAGTTCTAG
- a CDS encoding ABC transporter permease subunit, which translates to MSTPQPPMPQTAAPNWQAAPGSTYPTYTSPIPVVRTHLGHALSSEWTKIRSVRSTMWTLGVFVLLVVGIGLAAAALVAGNSSEGSLRAENPLSFGFFGLLLGTMCIITLGVLTTASEYGTGMIRTTMTACPSRGRVLTAKAIVFFVVAFVVTLTSAVLVALADVAMLDAREPTGQEWLKGTLGISLYIALLGLLSLVVGSIIRHSAGAITIMIGVLLAPLVIALFMFSESLQDLQQALFEYSIPNQLSVFYEQSLSDSGPSGWDPLWIMLGVTAAAFAGAYALLEKRDV; encoded by the coding sequence ATGAGCACGCCCCAGCCCCCGATGCCGCAGACCGCCGCACCGAACTGGCAGGCGGCGCCCGGCTCGACGTACCCCACCTACACCTCGCCGATCCCCGTCGTGCGCACGCACCTCGGACACGCGCTCTCCTCGGAGTGGACGAAGATCCGCTCGGTGCGCTCCACGATGTGGACGCTCGGCGTGTTCGTGCTGCTGGTCGTCGGCATCGGCCTCGCGGCCGCCGCGCTGGTCGCCGGCAACTCCTCGGAAGGCAGCCTGCGCGCGGAGAACCCGCTGTCGTTCGGCTTCTTCGGCCTGCTGCTCGGCACCATGTGCATCATCACGCTCGGCGTGCTGACCACCGCCTCGGAGTACGGCACCGGCATGATCCGGACCACGATGACCGCCTGCCCGAGCCGCGGCCGCGTGCTGACGGCGAAGGCGATCGTGTTCTTCGTGGTCGCGTTCGTGGTGACGCTGACGTCGGCCGTCCTCGTCGCCCTCGCGGACGTGGCCATGCTGGACGCGCGTGAGCCCACCGGCCAGGAGTGGCTGAAGGGCACGCTCGGCATCTCGCTCTACATCGCGCTGCTCGGCCTGCTCTCGCTCGTCGTCGGCTCGATCATCCGCCACTCGGCGGGCGCGATCACGATCATGATCGGTGTGCTGCTGGCCCCGCTGGTCATCGCGCTGTTCATGTTCTCGGAGTCGCTGCAGGACCTGCAGCAGGCCCTGTTCGAGTACTCGATCCCGAACCAGCTCAGCGTCTTCTACGAGCAGTCCCTCAGCGACTCCGGCCCGTCCGGCTGGGACCCGCTGTGGATCATGCTCGGCGTGACGGCCGCCGCGTTCGCCGGCGCCTACGCCCTGCTGGAGAAGCGGGACGTGTGA
- a CDS encoding ABC transporter ATP-binding protein, whose product MIEAVGLTKRYGDKTAVYNLSFQVRPGAVTGFLGPNGSGKSTTMRMILGLDNPTAGHVSIGGYPYRKLPNAPRQVGALLDAKAVHGGRAARNHLLSLAQLSGIPARRVDEVLGVVGLQDVARRRSKGFSLGMGQRLGIAAALLGDPQVLLFDEPVNGLDPEGILWVRNLMKSLAAEGRTVFVSSHLMSEMALTADHLIVIGRGQLLADMSVKDFIAANSAGFARVRTPDTEPQLREKLAGALTEAGGHVLPEQDGALRVTGLPLPRISDIAHDSDVRLWELSPHQASLEEAYMRMTQGAVDYRSTTDQKAGLMQQLPPGAQPPMPVPGQGQPGWYAPPPPEQGGQPFAAPQGGQGPYGAPGAPAAAPGAGAPNPYAQQAPQAPQAPAQPPAAPAAPPAPAAPTKPEDAR is encoded by the coding sequence ATGATCGAGGCAGTCGGCCTGACCAAGCGCTACGGCGACAAGACCGCTGTGTACAACTTGTCCTTCCAGGTGCGGCCCGGTGCCGTCACCGGCTTCCTGGGCCCCAACGGCTCGGGCAAGTCGACGACGATGCGGATGATCCTCGGCCTGGACAACCCGACCGCGGGCCACGTGAGCATCGGCGGCTACCCGTACCGCAAGCTGCCCAATGCCCCCCGCCAGGTCGGCGCGCTGCTGGACGCCAAGGCCGTGCACGGCGGCCGGGCCGCCCGCAACCACCTGCTGTCCCTGGCCCAGCTGTCCGGCATCCCGGCCCGGCGGGTGGACGAGGTGCTGGGCGTGGTGGGCCTCCAGGACGTGGCCAGGAGGCGCTCCAAGGGCTTCTCGCTCGGCATGGGCCAGCGGCTCGGCATCGCCGCCGCGCTGCTGGGCGACCCTCAGGTGCTGCTGTTCGACGAGCCGGTCAACGGCCTCGACCCCGAGGGCATCCTCTGGGTGCGCAACCTGATGAAGTCGCTCGCGGCCGAGGGCCGGACGGTCTTCGTCTCCTCGCACCTCATGAGCGAGATGGCGCTGACCGCCGACCACCTGATCGTCATCGGGCGCGGGCAGCTGCTCGCCGACATGAGCGTGAAGGACTTCATCGCGGCGAACTCCGCGGGCTTCGCCCGGGTCCGTACGCCCGACACCGAGCCGCAGCTGCGCGAGAAGCTGGCTGGCGCGCTCACCGAGGCCGGCGGCCATGTGCTGCCCGAGCAGGACGGCGCGCTCCGGGTGACCGGGCTGCCGCTCCCCCGCATCAGCGACATCGCGCACGACTCCGACGTACGGCTGTGGGAGCTGTCGCCGCACCAGGCCTCGTTGGAGGAGGCGTACATGCGGATGACGCAGGGCGCGGTCGACTACCGCTCGACGACCGACCAGAAGGCAGGGCTGATGCAGCAGCTGCCGCCGGGCGCGCAGCCGCCGATGCCGGTCCCGGGTCAGGGCCAGCCCGGCTGGTACGCCCCGCCGCCGCCCGAGCAGGGCGGGCAGCCGTTCGCCGCGCCGCAGGGCGGGCAGGGACCGTACGGCGCCCCTGGCGCGCCCGCTGCGGCGCCCGGAGCGGGTGCGCCCAACCCGTACGCCCAGCAGGCCCCGCAGGCGCCCCAGGCCCCGGCACAGCCGCCCGCCGCACCCGCCGCTCCCCCCGCCCCTGCCGCCCCGACCAAACCCGAGGACGCCCGATGA
- a CDS encoding ABC transporter permease, translating to MAATQVIRSEWTKIRSVASTVWTLSLAVVVTIALGMLISALSNHEFDNMSKRDRLSFDPTFISFAGMTLGQLAMIVFGVLVVSNEYSTGMIRASLAAVPRRGTFLFSKIAVATGLALAVGMATSFVTFFLGQAMLGEHKAAIGDPGVLRAVIGGGLYMTLIAMFSMGVAAMLRSPMLSLGILMPFFFLISNILGNVPATEKIGRYLPDQAGSKIMQVVTPIDDDTPYGPWGGLGIMVLWVIAALAGGYATLKKRDA from the coding sequence ATGGCAGCCACCCAGGTGATCCGCTCCGAGTGGACCAAGATCCGGTCCGTGGCCTCCACCGTCTGGACGCTCTCCCTCGCCGTGGTGGTCACGATCGCCCTCGGCATGCTGATCTCGGCCCTGTCGAACCACGAGTTCGACAACATGAGCAAGCGGGACAGGCTCTCCTTCGACCCGACCTTCATCAGCTTCGCCGGGATGACCCTCGGCCAGCTCGCGATGATCGTGTTCGGGGTGCTCGTCGTCTCGAACGAGTACAGCACCGGCATGATCCGCGCCTCGCTGGCCGCCGTACCGCGCCGCGGCACCTTCCTGTTCAGCAAGATCGCGGTGGCGACCGGCCTCGCGCTCGCCGTCGGCATGGCCACCAGCTTCGTCACCTTCTTCCTAGGGCAGGCGATGCTGGGCGAGCACAAGGCGGCCATCGGTGACCCCGGCGTGTTGCGGGCGGTGATCGGCGGCGGGCTCTACATGACCCTCATCGCGATGTTCTCGATGGGCGTCGCCGCGATGCTGCGCTCACCGATGCTGTCGCTGGGCATCCTGATGCCGTTCTTCTTCCTGATCTCGAACATCCTGGGCAACGTCCCGGCCACCGAGAAGATCGGCCGCTATCTGCCCGACCAGGCCGGTAGCAAGATCATGCAGGTGGTCACCCCGATCGACGACGACACCCCGTACGGCCCCTGGGGCGGGCTCGGCATCATGGTGCTCTGGGTGATCGCGGCGCTCGCGGGCGGTTACGCCACGCTCAAGAAGCGGGACGCATAA
- a CDS encoding ATP-binding cassette domain-containing protein — protein sequence MIELEGLTKRYGEKVAVNNLTFTVRPGIVTGFLGPNGAGKSTTMRMVLGLDHPTAGDVRIDGKHYDELKDPLTYIGALLEAKAWHGGRSAYNHLLCLAQSNGIPRRRVREVLETVGLTAVARKKTKGFSMGMGQRLGIAGALLGDPRILMFDEPVNGLDPEGIHWIRNLMKSLAGQGRTVFVSSHLMSEMALTADHLVVIGQGRLLADTSMADFIARNSKSYVRIRTPQRELLLDVLHTAGITAVESGNGTIEVDGGKAEQIGELAARHGVVLHELSPQQASLEEAFMQLTAESVEYHAHSAAPPAPPAEQRQQWGEGWRRS from the coding sequence ATGATCGAGCTCGAGGGGCTGACGAAGCGGTACGGCGAGAAGGTGGCGGTCAACAACCTCACCTTCACCGTCAGACCCGGCATCGTCACCGGATTCCTCGGGCCCAACGGCGCCGGGAAGTCCACGACGATGCGGATGGTCCTCGGCCTCGACCACCCCACCGCCGGCGACGTCCGTATCGACGGCAAGCACTACGACGAGCTCAAGGACCCCCTGACCTACATCGGCGCCCTGCTGGAGGCGAAGGCCTGGCACGGCGGGCGCAGCGCCTACAACCACCTGCTGTGCCTCGCGCAGAGCAACGGCATTCCGCGGCGGCGGGTGCGGGAGGTGCTGGAGACGGTGGGTCTCACGGCGGTCGCGCGCAAGAAGACCAAGGGCTTCTCGATGGGCATGGGGCAGCGGCTCGGGATCGCGGGCGCGCTGCTGGGCGATCCGCGGATCCTGATGTTCGACGAGCCGGTCAACGGGCTCGACCCCGAGGGCATCCACTGGATCCGCAACCTGATGAAGTCCCTGGCCGGGCAGGGCCGCACGGTCTTCGTCTCCTCGCACCTCATGAGCGAGATGGCGCTGACCGCCGACCACCTCGTCGTGATCGGACAGGGCCGGCTGCTCGCCGACACGTCCATGGCCGACTTCATCGCGCGGAACTCGAAGTCGTACGTGCGGATCCGCACCCCGCAGCGGGAGCTGCTGCTCGACGTGCTGCACACGGCCGGGATCACAGCCGTGGAGTCGGGCAACGGCACCATCGAGGTCGACGGCGGCAAGGCGGAGCAGATCGGGGAGCTGGCGGCGCGGCACGGGGTCGTGCTGCATGAGCTGAGCCCGCAACAGGCCTCGCTGGAGGAGGCATTCATGCAGTTGACCGCGGAGTCGGTGGAGTACCACGCGCACTCCGCGGCGCCACCGGCGCCACCGGCCGAGCAGCGGCAGCAGTGGGGCGAAGGCTGGAGGAGGAGCTGA
- the scy gene encoding polarized growth protein Scy, protein MRGYERQEREPAADVDHLSRFEAEMDRLKTEREKAIQHAEDLGYQVEVLRAKLHEARRTIMSRPAFDGGDIGYQAEQLLRNAQVQADQLRQEAERELSQARAQTQRILQEHAENAARLQAELHQEAVTRRQQLDQELAERRQTVESHVNENVAWAEQLRARSESQARRLLDESRAEAEQAMAAARAEAERLTSEARQRLTGAAEEARAEAEQILLRARTDAERLLNAASTQAQEATDHAEQLRSSTATESDAARRQATELSRAAEQRMTEAEEALRKAQSEAEKLVAEAKTAAEKTLSSAESANEQRMRTAKEQVARLVSEATKEAESTKADAEQVVADARAEAEKLVAEAAEKARTITAEESATQLSKAAKTAEDVLNKAQEDAQNTTKAAAEEAERIRTEAEAEADRLRAEAHDIAEQLKGSAKDDTKEYRAKTVELQEEARRLRGEAEQLRSEAVAEGEKIRAEARKEAVQQIEEAAKTAEELLSKTRQDADELRQKATTDSEKVRTEAIERATTLRRQAEETLQRTRQEAERHREEVVEQAEGIKADAERAARELHEETERAIEDRRAEAAEELARLQSEAEQRLAAAEQALTDAREEAARIRREAAEETDRLRAEAAERIRTLQQQAEDEADRLRDEAASDASASRAEGEAIAVRLRSEAAAEAERLKSEAQDSADRVRAEAQAAAERLATEASETLAAAQEEATRRRREAEETLGSARQEADQERERAREQSEELLASARKRVEEAQAEAVRLVEEADRRATEMVSAAEQHAQQVRDSVSGLHEQAQEEITGLRSAAEHAADRTRREAQEEADRVRSDAYAERERASEDAGRIRREAGEESQAAKSLAERTVAEAIAEAERLRSDAAEHAQRVRTEASDAIAEADQAASRTRADAREDANRIRSDAATQADTLITEARSEAERLQSETIAEADRVRTDALAKAEKLVGDATSDAERLRAEAAETVGSAQQHAERVRSESQRIKAEAAAEAERLVTSAREEAERTLDEARKDANKRRQDVAEQVDKLITETTAEADKLLTEAQQQAHKTTADAEGQADTMVGAARKEADRLVSEATVEGNSMVEKARTDADELLVGARRDATSIRERAEELRDRITSEIEELHERARRESAETMKSAGDRCDALIKAAEEQLAKAQAKAKELVSEANSEAGKVRIAAVKKAEGLLKEAEQKRSTLIKEAEELKAEAIREARRTVEEGKRELEVLVRRREDINAEISRVQDVLEALESFEAPSAGKDGGVKAGATVGAPRSGGKSSES, encoded by the coding sequence GTGCGGGGCTACGAACGCCAGGAGCGAGAGCCGGCGGCTGACGTCGACCACCTCTCTCGGTTCGAGGCCGAGATGGATCGGCTGAAGACCGAGCGGGAAAAGGCGATCCAGCACGCCGAGGACCTCGGCTACCAGGTCGAGGTGCTGCGCGCCAAGTTGCACGAGGCGCGGCGCACCATCATGTCCCGGCCGGCCTTCGACGGCGGTGACATCGGCTATCAGGCCGAGCAGTTGCTGCGGAACGCCCAGGTCCAGGCGGACCAGCTGCGCCAGGAGGCCGAGCGGGAGCTCAGCCAGGCCCGCGCGCAGACCCAGCGCATCCTGCAGGAGCACGCGGAGAACGCGGCCCGGCTGCAGGCGGAGCTGCACCAGGAGGCGGTGACCCGCCGCCAGCAGCTCGACCAGGAGCTGGCCGAGCGGCGCCAGACCGTCGAGTCGCACGTCAACGAGAACGTGGCGTGGGCGGAGCAGCTGCGCGCCCGCAGCGAGTCGCAGGCCCGCCGGCTCCTCGACGAGTCGCGTGCCGAGGCCGAGCAGGCCATGGCGGCCGCGCGTGCCGAGGCCGAGCGGCTGACCAGCGAGGCCCGGCAGCGTCTGACCGGCGCGGCCGAGGAGGCCCGTGCGGAGGCCGAGCAGATCCTGCTCCGGGCCCGTACGGACGCCGAGCGGCTGCTGAACGCCGCCTCCACTCAGGCCCAGGAGGCCACCGACCACGCCGAGCAGCTGCGCAGCTCCACCGCGACCGAGTCGGACGCCGCCCGCCGGCAGGCCACCGAGCTCAGCCGGGCCGCCGAGCAGCGCATGACGGAGGCCGAGGAGGCGCTGCGCAAGGCGCAGTCCGAGGCCGAGAAACTGGTCGCCGAGGCCAAGACGGCCGCCGAGAAGACGCTCTCCAGTGCCGAGTCGGCCAACGAGCAGCGCATGCGTACGGCGAAGGAGCAGGTCGCCCGCCTGGTCAGCGAGGCCACCAAGGAGGCCGAGTCCACCAAGGCGGACGCCGAGCAGGTCGTCGCCGACGCGCGCGCCGAGGCCGAGAAGCTGGTCGCCGAGGCCGCCGAGAAGGCCCGCACGATCACCGCCGAGGAGAGCGCGACCCAGCTGTCCAAGGCGGCCAAGACGGCCGAGGACGTCCTCAACAAGGCGCAGGAGGACGCGCAGAACACCACCAAGGCCGCGGCCGAGGAGGCCGAGCGGATCCGCACCGAGGCCGAGGCCGAGGCGGACCGGCTGCGCGCCGAGGCGCACGACATCGCCGAGCAGCTCAAGGGTTCGGCGAAGGACGACACCAAGGAGTACCGCGCCAAGACGGTCGAGCTGCAGGAGGAGGCCCGCCGGCTGCGCGGTGAGGCCGAGCAGCTGCGCTCCGAGGCGGTCGCCGAGGGCGAGAAGATCCGCGCGGAGGCCCGCAAGGAGGCCGTCCAGCAGATCGAGGAGGCGGCCAAGACCGCCGAGGAGCTGCTCTCCAAGACCAGGCAGGACGCGGACGAGCTGCGCCAGAAGGCCACGACGGACAGCGAGAAGGTCCGCACCGAGGCCATCGAGCGGGCGACCACGCTGCGCCGCCAGGCCGAGGAGACCCTCCAGCGCACCCGCCAGGAGGCCGAGCGGCACCGCGAGGAGGTCGTCGAGCAGGCCGAGGGCATCAAGGCCGACGCCGAGCGCGCCGCGCGGGAGCTGCACGAGGAGACCGAGCGGGCCATAGAGGATCGCCGCGCGGAAGCCGCCGAGGAGCTGGCGCGGCTGCAGTCGGAGGCCGAACAGCGCCTCGCCGCCGCCGAGCAGGCGCTCACCGACGCCCGCGAGGAGGCCGCACGCATCCGGCGCGAGGCCGCCGAGGAGACCGACCGGCTGCGCGCCGAGGCCGCCGAGCGGATCCGCACGCTGCAGCAGCAGGCCGAGGACGAGGCCGACCGGCTGCGTGACGAGGCCGCGTCGGACGCGTCCGCGTCGCGTGCCGAGGGCGAGGCCATCGCCGTACGCCTCAGGTCGGAGGCCGCGGCCGAGGCCGAGCGGCTGAAGTCGGAGGCGCAGGACAGCGCCGACCGGGTCCGTGCGGAGGCGCAGGCCGCCGCCGAGCGGCTCGCCACCGAGGCGTCCGAGACGCTGGCCGCCGCCCAGGAGGAGGCCACCCGGCGCCGCCGCGAGGCCGAGGAGACCCTCGGCTCCGCCCGCCAGGAGGCCGACCAGGAGCGTGAGCGGGCCCGCGAGCAGAGCGAGGAGCTGCTGGCCTCCGCCCGCAAGCGGGTGGAGGAGGCGCAGGCCGAGGCGGTGCGGCTGGTCGAGGAGGCCGACCGGCGCGCCACCGAGATGGTGTCGGCGGCCGAGCAGCACGCCCAGCAGGTCCGCGACTCCGTGTCCGGGCTGCACGAGCAGGCCCAGGAGGAGATCACCGGGCTGCGCAGCGCCGCCGAACACGCGGCGGACCGTACCCGCCGGGAGGCGCAGGAGGAGGCGGACCGGGTCCGTTCCGACGCCTACGCCGAGCGGGAGCGGGCCAGCGAGGACGCGGGCCGCATCCGGCGCGAGGCGGGCGAGGAGTCGCAGGCCGCCAAGTCCCTCGCCGAGCGCACCGTCGCGGAGGCGATCGCCGAGGCGGAGCGGCTGCGGTCGGACGCCGCCGAGCACGCCCAGCGGGTCCGTACGGAGGCGTCGGACGCGATCGCCGAGGCCGACCAGGCCGCGTCGCGCACCCGGGCCGACGCCCGCGAGGACGCCAACCGGATCCGGTCGGACGCGGCGACGCAGGCCGACACCCTCATCACCGAGGCGCGTTCCGAGGCGGAGCGGCTGCAGTCGGAGACGATCGCGGAGGCCGACCGGGTGCGCACCGACGCGCTCGCCAAGGCCGAGAAGCTGGTCGGGGACGCCACGTCGGACGCGGAGCGGCTGCGCGCCGAGGCCGCGGAGACCGTCGGGTCCGCACAGCAGCACGCCGAGCGGGTCCGCAGCGAGTCCCAGCGGATCAAGGCCGAGGCGGCCGCGGAGGCCGAGCGGCTGGTGACCTCCGCGCGCGAGGAGGCCGAGCGCACCCTCGACGAGGCCCGCAAGGACGCCAACAAGCGGCGCCAGGACGTGGCCGAGCAGGTCGACAAGCTCATCACGGAGACCACGGCCGAGGCGGACAAGCTGCTCACCGAGGCGCAGCAGCAGGCGCACAAGACGACCGCGGACGCCGAGGGCCAGGCCGACACCATGGTGGGCGCCGCCCGCAAGGAGGCCGACCGGCTGGTCTCCGAGGCGACGGTCGAGGGCAACTCCATGGTGGAGAAGGCCCGCACGGACGCGGACGAGCTGCTCGTCGGCGCCCGCCGGGACGCCACGTCGATCCGGGAGCGCGCCGAGGAGCTGCGCGACCGCATCACGAGCGAGATCGAGGAGCTGCACGAGCGGGCCCGCCGCGAGTCCGCCGAGACGATGAAGTCGGCCGGCGACCGCTGCGACGCGCTCATCAAGGCCGCCGAGGAGCAGCTGGCCAAGGCCCAGGCGAAGGCCAAGGAGCTGGTCTCGGAGGCCAACTCCGAGGCGGGCAAGGTCCGTATCGCCGCCGTGAAGAAGGCCGAGGGGCTCCTGAAGGAGGCCGAGCAGAAGCGCTCGACGCTCATCAAGGAGGCCGAGGAGCTCAAGGCCGAGGCGATCCGCGAGGCCCGGCGCACGGTCGAGGAGGGCAAGCGCGAGCTGGAGGTCCTGGTCCGGCGCCGCGAGGACATCAACGCCGAAATCTCGCGCGTCCAGGACGTCCTGGAAGCCTTGGAGTCCTTCGAGGCACCGTCCGCGGGCAAGGACGGTGGGGTCAAGGCCGGTGCGACGGTGGGTGCCCCCCGATCGGGTGGCAAGTCGTCAGAGAGCTAG
- the mce gene encoding methylmalonyl-CoA epimerase codes for MLTRIDHIGIACFDLDKTVEFYRATYGFEVFHSEVNEEQGVREAMLKINDTSDGGASYLQLLEPTRPDSAVGKWLDKNGEGVHHIAFGTADVDGDAADIKDKGIRVLYEEPRRGSMGSRITFLHPKDCHGVLTELVTSAPVESPEH; via the coding sequence ATGCTGACGCGAATCGACCACATCGGAATCGCCTGCTTCGATCTCGACAAGACCGTCGAGTTCTACCGGGCCACATACGGCTTCGAGGTGTTCCACTCCGAGGTCAACGAGGAGCAGGGCGTCCGCGAGGCCATGCTCAAGATCAACGACACCTCCGACGGCGGTGCCTCCTACCTGCAGCTTCTCGAGCCCACGCGCCCGGACTCCGCCGTCGGGAAGTGGCTCGACAAGAACGGCGAGGGTGTCCACCACATCGCCTTCGGTACGGCGGATGTGGACGGCGACGCCGCCGACATCAAGGACAAGGGCATCCGTGTTCTGTACGAAGAGCCCCGGCGCGGCTCCATGGGGTCACGAATCACTTTCCTGCACCCCAAGGATTGCCACGGCGTACTGACAGAACTGGTCACTTCGGCGCCTGTTGAGTCACCTGAGCACTGA